In Eupeodes corollae chromosome 3, idEupCoro1.1, whole genome shotgun sequence, a single genomic region encodes these proteins:
- the LOC129952643 gene encoding cytochrome b5 reductase 4 isoform X1 has protein sequence MSEPKSTTLSLPSSTSLKLPPPVQKQSSGSATGNPRNKCALKPGHSLMDWIRLGNSGYDLSGTNGAIIPVSSKELSKHCSKEDAWMAIRGNVYNVTRYMDFHPGGPEELMRGVGTDATKIFDEVHAWVNYEQLLKKCLIGPLRNVVKIDTDLFKLPKMNLAPPEPVIPLQKIPPKVKPRFDWIQKQSDLTLYFYTKEFSNPGLLLKRNSLKNIEVKIGIDNCWNVHSFELHDEVLWPPTNTNISSESGKIEIHFTKTKTTIWPKYGTCNESIDQQLEDTYESEILQNQNFNNNSFVLVLGVKNDIIVLPPVGYHFAFNCDIEGKQVIRSYTPVPKKYSPINSKNLMDLHFLIKSYESGLLSNYLKNLKHNSNIFISKPRGNLRLHSFLGHTNIALFAAGTGITPMLSIIDHLLARKKLRIEKLMLWFFNKTEEDMWCRNILEEMMKNDDRLKIVYVYSQLTEKSNPEDGHISKELLKNIKNPLSEMYSTFICTCGPPAFNALAENILKTLDFSSKDMHFFSS, from the exons ATGTCGGAGCCAAAAAGTACCACCTTGAGTTTACCTTCCTCAACTTCCTTGAAACTACCACCTCCAGTCCAAAAACAAAGCTCAGGATCTGCAACAG gaAATCCAAGGAATAAATGCGCTCTCAAGCCCGGCCATTCACTCATGGATTGGATAAGACTAGGAAACTCAGGATACGATTTGTCAGGAACGAATGGAGCAATTATTCCAGTGAGTAGTAAAGAGTTAAGTAAACATTGTAGTAAAGAAGATGCGTGGATGGCGATAAGAGGAAATGTATATAATGTAACCCGATACATGGATTTTCATCCGGGAG GTCCCGAAGAGTTGATGCGTGGAGTTGGGACAGATGCAACCAAAATTTTCGACGAGGTGCATGCTTGGGTAAACtatgaacaacttttaaaaaaatgccttaTTGGACCTCTGCGGAATGTAGTTAAAATTGATACAGATTTGTTTAAACTACCAAAAATGAATCTTGCACCACCTGAGCCTGTCATACCTCTTCAAAAAATACCACCTAAAGTTAAACCACGTTTCGATTGGATTCAAAAACAATCAGATCTCACTctgtatttttatacaaaagaaTTTAGTAATCCTGGCTTGTTACTTAAAAGAAAcagtcttaaaaatattgaagtcaAAATTGGCATTGACAACTGTTGGAATGTGCATAGCTTTGAATTACACGATGAAGTACTTTGGCCTCCAACAAATACGAACATTTCAAGTGAATCCGGGAAGATTGAGATACATttcacaaaaactaaaactacgATCTGGCCGAAATATGGAACGTGTAATGAATCGATTGATCAACAATTAGAAGATACTTATGAATCTGAAAtattacaaaatcaaaatttcaataataattcatttgtGTTAGTTTTGGGAGTGAAAAATGATATAATTGTATTACCTCCCGTTGGATACCATTTTGCTTTTAATTGTGATATTGAAG gAAAACAAGTAATTCGAAGTTACACCCCTGTGCCAAAAAAGTATTCACCCATAAACAGTAAAAATTTAATGGATTTACATTTCTTAATAAAATCCTATGAAAGCGGTTTACTCtctaattatttgaaaaacttgaaacacAACTCAAACATATTTATATCGAAACCAAGAGGCAATCTTAGGCTTCATTCGTTTCTAGGACATACTAACATCGCTCTTTTTGCAGCTGGAACTGGAATTACTCCAATGTTGAGTATAATCGATCATCTGCTAGCAAGAAAAAAGCTAAGAAT TGAAAAACTTATGCtatggtttttcaataagactGAAGAAGACATGTGGTGCAGAAATATTCTTGAAGAAATGATGAAAAACGATGACAG actaaaaattgTGTATGTATATTCACAATTAACCGAAAAATCAAATCCTGAAGACGGACATATCTCAAAAGAGCTTctgaaaaacatcaaaaatccattGTCAGAAATGTATTCCACATTCATATGCACGTGTGGACCACCAGCTTTTAACGCCCTAGCGGAAAATATACTGAAGACCCTAGATTTCTCTTCAAAAGATATGCACTTTTTTAGCagttga
- the LOC129952643 gene encoding cytochrome b5 reductase 4 isoform X2 produces the protein MSEPKSTTLSLPSSTSLKLPPPVQKQSSGSATGNPRNKCALKPGHSLMDWIRLGNSGYDLSGTNGAIIPVSSKELSKHCSKEDAWMAIRGNVYNVTRYMDFHPGGPEELMRGVGTDATKIFDEVHAWVNYEQLLKKCLIGPLRNVVKIDTDLFKLPKMNLAPPEPVIPLQKIPPKVKPRFDWIQKQSDLTLYFYTKEFSNPGLLLKRNSLKNIEVKIGIDNCWNVHSFELHDEVLWPPTNTNISSESGKIEIHFTKTKTTIWPKYGTCNESIDQQLEDTYESEILQNQNFNNNSFVLVLGVKNDIIVLPPVGYHFAFNCDIEAGTGITPMLSIIDHLLARKKLRIEKLMLWFFNKTEEDMWCRNILEEMMKNDDRLKIVYVYSQLTEKSNPEDGHISKELLKNIKNPLSEMYSTFICTCGPPAFNALAENILKTLDFSSKDMHFFSS, from the exons ATGTCGGAGCCAAAAAGTACCACCTTGAGTTTACCTTCCTCAACTTCCTTGAAACTACCACCTCCAGTCCAAAAACAAAGCTCAGGATCTGCAACAG gaAATCCAAGGAATAAATGCGCTCTCAAGCCCGGCCATTCACTCATGGATTGGATAAGACTAGGAAACTCAGGATACGATTTGTCAGGAACGAATGGAGCAATTATTCCAGTGAGTAGTAAAGAGTTAAGTAAACATTGTAGTAAAGAAGATGCGTGGATGGCGATAAGAGGAAATGTATATAATGTAACCCGATACATGGATTTTCATCCGGGAG GTCCCGAAGAGTTGATGCGTGGAGTTGGGACAGATGCAACCAAAATTTTCGACGAGGTGCATGCTTGGGTAAACtatgaacaacttttaaaaaaatgccttaTTGGACCTCTGCGGAATGTAGTTAAAATTGATACAGATTTGTTTAAACTACCAAAAATGAATCTTGCACCACCTGAGCCTGTCATACCTCTTCAAAAAATACCACCTAAAGTTAAACCACGTTTCGATTGGATTCAAAAACAATCAGATCTCACTctgtatttttatacaaaagaaTTTAGTAATCCTGGCTTGTTACTTAAAAGAAAcagtcttaaaaatattgaagtcaAAATTGGCATTGACAACTGTTGGAATGTGCATAGCTTTGAATTACACGATGAAGTACTTTGGCCTCCAACAAATACGAACATTTCAAGTGAATCCGGGAAGATTGAGATACATttcacaaaaactaaaactacgATCTGGCCGAAATATGGAACGTGTAATGAATCGATTGATCAACAATTAGAAGATACTTATGAATCTGAAAtattacaaaatcaaaatttcaataataattcatttgtGTTAGTTTTGGGAGTGAAAAATGATATAATTGTATTACCTCCCGTTGGATACCATTTTGCTTTTAATTGTGATATTGAAG CTGGAACTGGAATTACTCCAATGTTGAGTATAATCGATCATCTGCTAGCAAGAAAAAAGCTAAGAAT TGAAAAACTTATGCtatggtttttcaataagactGAAGAAGACATGTGGTGCAGAAATATTCTTGAAGAAATGATGAAAAACGATGACAG actaaaaattgTGTATGTATATTCACAATTAACCGAAAAATCAAATCCTGAAGACGGACATATCTCAAAAGAGCTTctgaaaaacatcaaaaatccattGTCAGAAATGTATTCCACATTCATATGCACGTGTGGACCACCAGCTTTTAACGCCCTAGCGGAAAATATACTGAAGACCCTAGATTTCTCTTCAAAAGATATGCACTTTTTTAGCagttga
- the LOC129952643 gene encoding cytochrome b5 reductase 4 isoform X3, producing MRGVGTDATKIFDEVHAWVNYEQLLKKCLIGPLRNVVKIDTDLFKLPKMNLAPPEPVIPLQKIPPKVKPRFDWIQKQSDLTLYFYTKEFSNPGLLLKRNSLKNIEVKIGIDNCWNVHSFELHDEVLWPPTNTNISSESGKIEIHFTKTKTTIWPKYGTCNESIDQQLEDTYESEILQNQNFNNNSFVLVLGVKNDIIVLPPVGYHFAFNCDIEGKQVIRSYTPVPKKYSPINSKNLMDLHFLIKSYESGLLSNYLKNLKHNSNIFISKPRGNLRLHSFLGHTNIALFAAGTGITPMLSIIDHLLARKKLRIEKLMLWFFNKTEEDMWCRNILEEMMKNDDRLKIVYVYSQLTEKSNPEDGHISKELLKNIKNPLSEMYSTFICTCGPPAFNALAENILKTLDFSSKDMHFFSS from the exons ATGCGTGGAGTTGGGACAGATGCAACCAAAATTTTCGACGAGGTGCATGCTTGGGTAAACtatgaacaacttttaaaaaaatgccttaTTGGACCTCTGCGGAATGTAGTTAAAATTGATACAGATTTGTTTAAACTACCAAAAATGAATCTTGCACCACCTGAGCCTGTCATACCTCTTCAAAAAATACCACCTAAAGTTAAACCACGTTTCGATTGGATTCAAAAACAATCAGATCTCACTctgtatttttatacaaaagaaTTTAGTAATCCTGGCTTGTTACTTAAAAGAAAcagtcttaaaaatattgaagtcaAAATTGGCATTGACAACTGTTGGAATGTGCATAGCTTTGAATTACACGATGAAGTACTTTGGCCTCCAACAAATACGAACATTTCAAGTGAATCCGGGAAGATTGAGATACATttcacaaaaactaaaactacgATCTGGCCGAAATATGGAACGTGTAATGAATCGATTGATCAACAATTAGAAGATACTTATGAATCTGAAAtattacaaaatcaaaatttcaataataattcatttgtGTTAGTTTTGGGAGTGAAAAATGATATAATTGTATTACCTCCCGTTGGATACCATTTTGCTTTTAATTGTGATATTGAAG gAAAACAAGTAATTCGAAGTTACACCCCTGTGCCAAAAAAGTATTCACCCATAAACAGTAAAAATTTAATGGATTTACATTTCTTAATAAAATCCTATGAAAGCGGTTTACTCtctaattatttgaaaaacttgaaacacAACTCAAACATATTTATATCGAAACCAAGAGGCAATCTTAGGCTTCATTCGTTTCTAGGACATACTAACATCGCTCTTTTTGCAGCTGGAACTGGAATTACTCCAATGTTGAGTATAATCGATCATCTGCTAGCAAGAAAAAAGCTAAGAAT TGAAAAACTTATGCtatggtttttcaataagactGAAGAAGACATGTGGTGCAGAAATATTCTTGAAGAAATGATGAAAAACGATGACAG actaaaaattgTGTATGTATATTCACAATTAACCGAAAAATCAAATCCTGAAGACGGACATATCTCAAAAGAGCTTctgaaaaacatcaaaaatccattGTCAGAAATGTATTCCACATTCATATGCACGTGTGGACCACCAGCTTTTAACGCCCTAGCGGAAAATATACTGAAGACCCTAGATTTCTCTTCAAAAGATATGCACTTTTTTAGCagttga